Proteins found in one Paenibacillus borealis genomic segment:
- a CDS encoding response regulator transcription factor, protein MNQETILLVDDEVEIVELLDIYLSNEGYRLLKAFDGMEALECLAKEKVDLIILDVMMPRMDGIAACMKIREERNMPIIMLSAKNADMDKILGLSIGADDYVGKPFNPLELVARVKSQLRRYHKLNRDAPARTNEHELVFEDLLIDTLRHEVSVDNRKVKLTPREFSILELLARHQGQVLSMEQIYLKVWNEPFLDGGNTVMVHVRNIRDKIELDAKQPRYVQTVWGIGYKLDHPS, encoded by the coding sequence GTGAACCAAGAAACGATTCTGCTGGTGGATGATGAAGTGGAGATTGTAGAACTGCTGGATATCTATCTTAGTAATGAGGGATACCGGCTGCTTAAGGCTTTTGACGGAATGGAGGCACTGGAATGCCTGGCCAAAGAGAAGGTGGATCTCATTATACTCGATGTGATGATGCCCCGCATGGACGGGATTGCCGCCTGCATGAAGATCCGTGAGGAACGGAACATGCCGATTATTATGCTCTCCGCTAAGAATGCCGATATGGACAAAATCCTTGGACTCAGCATCGGTGCTGACGATTATGTAGGCAAGCCGTTTAATCCGCTGGAGCTTGTGGCGCGGGTCAAATCGCAGCTGCGCCGTTACCATAAATTGAATCGGGACGCTCCTGCCAGAACGAATGAGCATGAACTGGTCTTTGAAGATTTGCTGATAGATACGCTTAGGCATGAGGTGAGCGTGGACAACCGCAAGGTAAAGCTGACGCCCCGCGAGTTTTCTATCCTGGAGCTGCTGGCGCGGCATCAGGGACAGGTGCTCAGTATGGAGCAGATTTACCTGAAGGTGTGGAATGAGCCTTTTCTGGATGGCGGCAACACCGTGATGGTGCATGTCCGCAATATCCGTGACAAAATCGAGCTCGACGCTAAGCAGCCCCGTTATGTGCAGACCGTGTGGGGCATTGGCTACAAGCTGGATCATCCGTCCTGA
- a CDS encoding molybdopterin-dependent oxidoreductase: protein MKNILTKIRKGYGKKLVSIHMWNAWLVLFLALSGLMLVGGFWREILGEGRVWLKWGHIVFGLALLIPVVYYLLLAAKHWKRLKGKSGQKANVIFVLTLLTGWLISGVVLWQFRLAGPRAANAALFVHDLLTWVGLPVIIYHSITRVKWLKEPNKRSITAETVPAGDSPAPIGRPRPAASSEAQPMYTRRGFIKVAVGAGLAVTLGPTFVRWIGKSLQFPGTADYAASNANALIPDPVPLAESAPPIGGGAEGSFRVYTVTDIPAFDNSNWSFTIDGLVDKKFTWNWEEFVKLQREVQVSDFHCVTGWSVYKNTWEGLPLYKLLDMAGVQDEAVTVKLYSGDGVYTDSLTLAQARMEDIMVAVMHDGKPIPNQLGGPVRLVTPQMYAYKSVKWLNRIELIAGDHVGYWEQRGYDIDAWLPNAKRV from the coding sequence TTGAAGAATATACTTACGAAAATCCGCAAAGGGTACGGTAAAAAGCTGGTATCCATTCACATGTGGAATGCCTGGCTGGTCTTGTTCCTGGCGCTTAGCGGCCTGATGCTGGTGGGCGGCTTCTGGAGGGAGATACTGGGGGAAGGCAGAGTGTGGCTGAAATGGGGCCATATTGTGTTTGGACTGGCGCTGCTGATTCCCGTAGTTTATTATTTGCTGCTGGCTGCGAAGCATTGGAAGCGATTGAAAGGTAAGAGCGGGCAAAAAGCTAATGTCATCTTCGTGCTCACTCTTCTGACCGGCTGGCTGATCTCCGGGGTTGTCCTCTGGCAATTCAGACTTGCCGGGCCGAGAGCGGCAAATGCAGCACTGTTTGTGCATGATCTGCTGACCTGGGTAGGACTCCCGGTGATTATCTACCATTCCATTACCCGGGTTAAATGGCTGAAGGAACCCAATAAGCGCTCAATCACAGCTGAAACGGTGCCTGCAGGGGACAGCCCTGCTCCTATCGGGCGGCCACGACCCGCAGCTTCATCTGAAGCTCAGCCCATGTACACACGCCGCGGTTTCATCAAGGTGGCTGTAGGAGCAGGTCTCGCCGTAACGCTCGGCCCAACCTTTGTACGCTGGATCGGCAAATCCCTGCAGTTTCCCGGTACTGCTGATTATGCGGCCTCGAATGCCAATGCCCTGATTCCCGATCCGGTTCCGCTGGCGGAATCAGCCCCTCCCATCGGCGGGGGAGCCGAGGGCAGCTTTCGCGTATACACCGTCACAGACATTCCCGCCTTCGACAACTCCAACTGGTCTTTTACAATCGACGGTCTGGTGGACAAGAAGTTCACCTGGAACTGGGAAGAATTCGTCAAGCTGCAGCGCGAGGTGCAGGTCAGTGATTTTCACTGTGTAACCGGCTGGTCTGTCTATAAAAATACATGGGAAGGCCTTCCGCTCTACAAGTTGCTGGATATGGCCGGTGTACAGGATGAAGCCGTTACGGTTAAGCTCTACTCGGGAGACGGTGTCTACACGGACTCTCTAACCCTGGCCCAGGCGCGGATGGAGGATATCATGGTGGCTGTGATGCATGACGGCAAACCGATCCCGAATCAGCTTGGCGGGCCTGTACGTCTGGTCACTCCGCAAATGTATGCCTATAAGTCGGTTAAATGGCTCAACCGCATCGAATTGATTGCAGGTGATCATGTCGGCTATTGGGAACAGCGCGGGTATGACATTGATGCCTGGCTGCCTAACGCCAAGCGGGTATAA
- a CDS encoding alkaline phosphatase, translating into MKSAKKYGVKTAFAVTAATALLVSGVITTGSSSNQADAATSKTKNVILFVGDGMGTAQRNAIRLATVGEKGNLAMDSMPYVGLIHTSSTIPVTDSAASATAYASGVKTYNGAIGMDAEKKSVATIMEYAKKAGKSTGVVTTSQVTDATGAAFGAHVEDRSKQSDIALQLLTKSKVDVLLGGGEDFWYPAGQPGKFPDEPAEDPSEKSKGTQGNLVEKAKQLGYSYVSTKTDLQKAKGSKLLGLFANEEMFQQNEEGKGDIYKPVVSLAEMTKKAIDTLDANSKGFFLMVEEEGTDEFAHKNNAKMTIKSGQELDKSVQVAKDYAKKNPDTLVLVLADHETGGFSIEAVDAEDESGDAISQEDGPFAIANSKLNFVVDWTTSGHTAVDIPVTAMGKNAQLFTGIYENTLIFDKLLQSMGLNAAK; encoded by the coding sequence ATGAAATCAGCTAAAAAGTATGGAGTGAAGACAGCTTTTGCAGTAACTGCAGCCACGGCGCTGCTCGTTTCAGGTGTAATCACAACAGGATCTTCAAGCAATCAGGCTGACGCGGCAACCTCCAAAACCAAAAATGTAATTCTATTCGTCGGCGACGGCATGGGTACAGCTCAGCGTAATGCTATCCGGCTAGCCACTGTTGGTGAAAAGGGCAACCTTGCTATGGACTCCATGCCATACGTCGGCCTGATTCATACAAGCTCCACAATTCCGGTAACAGACTCCGCGGCCTCAGCTACAGCCTACGCCAGCGGTGTGAAGACTTACAACGGGGCAATCGGTATGGATGCCGAAAAGAAATCGGTTGCGACCATAATGGAATATGCCAAAAAAGCTGGCAAGTCCACCGGAGTGGTGACGACGAGCCAGGTTACTGACGCTACGGGAGCTGCTTTTGGCGCACATGTGGAAGACCGTTCCAAGCAGAGCGATATCGCACTCCAGCTGCTGACCAAAAGCAAGGTAGATGTGCTTCTCGGCGGAGGGGAGGATTTCTGGTATCCGGCAGGACAGCCCGGCAAATTCCCGGACGAGCCTGCTGAAGACCCTTCCGAGAAGAGCAAGGGAACCCAGGGGAATCTGGTAGAAAAGGCGAAGCAGCTTGGCTACAGCTATGTCTCCACTAAGACGGATCTGCAGAAGGCTAAGGGCAGCAAGCTGCTGGGTCTTTTCGCCAATGAAGAGATGTTCCAGCAGAATGAAGAAGGCAAAGGTGATATCTACAAACCAGTCGTTTCCCTGGCCGAGATGACGAAGAAAGCGATCGATACGCTGGACGCCAATTCCAAAGGATTCTTCCTGATGGTTGAAGAAGAAGGCACAGACGAATTCGCCCACAAAAACAACGCCAAAATGACGATCAAATCCGGCCAGGAGCTGGATAAATCCGTTCAGGTGGCCAAAGACTATGCGAAGAAAAACCCCGACACCCTGGTGCTTGTACTGGCTGACCATGAAACAGGCGGATTCTCGATTGAAGCGGTGGATGCAGAGGATGAGAGCGGAGATGCTATTTCTCAGGAAGATGGCCCTTTCGCTATTGCCAACTCCAAGCTTAACTTTGTAGTCGACTGGACGACTTCAGGACATACCGCGGTTGATATTCCGGTTACGGCTATGGGCAAGAACGCTCAGCTGTTCACCGGCATCTATGAGAATACTCTGATTTTTGATAAGCTCCTGCAGTCGATGGGGCTGAACGCAGCTAAGTAA
- the ligA gene encoding NAD-dependent DNA ligase LigA, producing MDIMFTMEELVAELNQYNYHYYTMDTPQISDKEYDALYDKLVALEAESGIVLPHSPTQRVGGELLKGFTPHRHLAPLWSLDKAQNIEQLRTWNARVLKLVNEYNTKNPENLLPEPCYAVELKFDGLTLNLTYRDGALVQAATRGNGVTGEGILAQVKTIKSVPLNIPFKEGLIEVQGEGIMNLSVLADYNTRAAEPLKNARNGAAGALRNLNPKMTADRRLNAFFYNVGYSEGVQFADHQEMMDFLRSNRFKVNPYLNYFSNFDDVTEQLAEIEESRSGLDYLIDGAVIKVTDFRIREALGYTDKFPRWAVAYKFEAEETTTILESVSWNVGRTGKVTPLARVEAVELAGVTVQNCTLNNVGDIERKNLKFALGTRVFIRRSNDVIPEILGKVTEESDGGEIIFPENCPACGYPLEMRGAHLFCNNKLDCKPQIVSRITHFASRDAMDIETFSEKTAAQLHEELSVREPADLYELTFEQLVKLDRFGEKKADNLLKALEESKGRDLASFLYALGIPNTGKATTRMLADHYRSLEAVMSATAEELAGLPDIGGIVAESIVNYFADPFVVVSINRMLALGVEAKAPEAPRVVSTNTFFSGKTVVLTGSLQKMTREEAAERLEALGAKVSGSVSKKTDLVIAGEKAGSKLAKAQQLGIQVIEDEDELIRLLES from the coding sequence ATGGATATTATGTTCACGATGGAAGAGCTCGTAGCCGAGCTGAATCAATATAACTATCATTACTATACAATGGATACGCCGCAGATCAGTGACAAGGAATATGATGCGCTCTACGACAAGCTGGTGGCACTGGAAGCGGAGAGCGGAATTGTACTGCCGCATTCTCCAACCCAACGCGTAGGCGGGGAGCTGCTTAAGGGCTTCACGCCACACCGCCATCTCGCGCCGCTGTGGAGTCTTGACAAGGCGCAGAACATTGAACAGCTGCGCACCTGGAACGCCCGTGTACTGAAGCTGGTGAATGAGTATAACACCAAGAATCCGGAGAATCTGCTGCCGGAGCCGTGTTATGCGGTGGAGCTGAAGTTTGACGGCTTAACGCTGAACCTGACCTACCGTGACGGCGCACTGGTCCAGGCGGCAACGCGGGGCAACGGTGTCACAGGCGAAGGAATTCTAGCTCAGGTGAAGACGATTAAGTCCGTTCCTTTGAACATTCCGTTCAAGGAAGGGCTGATCGAAGTGCAGGGCGAAGGGATTATGAATTTGTCCGTGCTGGCTGACTATAATACACGCGCAGCGGAGCCGCTCAAGAATGCGCGCAACGGTGCAGCCGGTGCGCTGCGCAACCTGAATCCCAAGATGACTGCAGACCGCAGGCTGAATGCTTTCTTTTATAATGTGGGGTACTCGGAAGGTGTGCAGTTTGCCGATCATCAGGAGATGATGGATTTCCTGCGCAGCAACCGGTTCAAGGTCAACCCTTATCTCAACTACTTCAGTAATTTCGATGACGTTACCGAGCAGCTGGCAGAGATCGAAGAGAGCCGTTCCGGCCTCGATTATCTGATTGACGGGGCAGTTATCAAGGTGACTGATTTCCGGATCCGCGAAGCGCTGGGCTATACGGATAAGTTCCCCCGCTGGGCGGTTGCCTACAAATTCGAGGCGGAAGAAACTACGACGATCCTGGAGTCGGTCAGCTGGAACGTAGGCCGCACAGGCAAAGTCACTCCGCTGGCGCGCGTGGAAGCTGTCGAACTGGCCGGTGTTACCGTACAGAATTGCACGCTTAACAATGTAGGCGACATTGAACGCAAGAACCTGAAGTTTGCACTGGGCACACGGGTATTCATCCGCCGCTCCAATGATGTGATTCCGGAGATTCTGGGCAAGGTGACGGAAGAGAGTGACGGCGGGGAGATTATTTTCCCAGAGAACTGTCCGGCCTGCGGTTACCCGCTGGAGATGCGCGGTGCGCATCTGTTCTGCAACAACAAGCTGGACTGTAAGCCGCAGATTGTCAGCCGGATCACGCATTTTGCGTCACGTGATGCCATGGATATTGAGACGTTCAGTGAGAAGACAGCCGCTCAGCTGCATGAAGAGCTTAGTGTACGTGAGCCGGCCGATCTATATGAACTGACCTTTGAGCAGCTGGTGAAGCTGGACCGTTTCGGGGAGAAGAAGGCGGATAATCTGCTCAAAGCACTGGAAGAGAGCAAAGGGCGGGATCTGGCATCCTTCCTGTATGCCCTAGGCATCCCGAATACCGGAAAGGCAACCACCAGAATGCTGGCTGACCACTACCGCAGTCTGGAAGCTGTAATGTCTGCGACAGCGGAGGAGCTGGCTGGTCTGCCAGATATCGGCGGGATTGTAGCTGAGAGCATCGTGAATTATTTTGCCGACCCCTTCGTGGTGGTAAGCATTAACCGCATGCTGGCGCTGGGTGTCGAGGCTAAGGCACCGGAAGCTCCGCGTGTAGTCAGTACCAATACCTTCTTTAGCGGCAAAACAGTCGTGTTGACCGGCTCCCTGCAGAAAATGACCCGTGAAGAGGCGGCTGAACGTCTGGAGGCGCTTGGTGCCAAGGTGTCCGGCAGTGTCTCCAAGAAGACCGATCTGGTCATTGCCGGCGAGAAGGCAGGCAGCAAGCTGGCCAAAGCGCAGCAACTCGGCATTCAGGTGATTGAAGATGAAGACGAACTGATCCGGCTTCTGGAAAGCTAA
- the pcrA gene encoding DNA helicase PcrA — translation MQLVNIHDAVSRLNPPQRQAVEATEGPLLIMAGAGSGKTRVLTHRIAWLIANRKAPPWAILAITFTNKAAREMQDRVSKLVGPEGRDIWVSTFHSMCVRILRKDIERIGFTSNFSILDSTDQLSVIRNCMKDLDIDTKKFEPKAIQAVISTNKNELITPAQYEQKIGDYFEGLVAKVYTKYQQRLRSNNSLDFDDLIMKTIQLFKEVPEVLDFYQKKFKYIHVDEYQDTNRAQYMLCRMLAEGHHRICVVGDSDQSIYRWRGADISNILNFEEDYPEAKTILLEQNYRSTSNILNAANGVIALNTGRKPKKLWTDSDEGAKIKVFRGDSEHDEGYFVTGEISKNVKQGQAYQNHAILYRTNAQSRVIEEILIKSDIPYQIVGGIKFYDRKEIKDLLAYLRLLSNPDDDISLTRIINVPKRGLGDTTVGKLAAAAASQGVSIFRALQTVDDLGFAGRTRNTLVEFYDMIEALHRMVEFLSVTELTEKILELSQYRLELQNENTLESRSRLENIDEFLSVTMEFEKNNEDKSLVSFLTDLALIADIDSVNDEEERSDAVVLMTMHSAKGLEFPTVFIIGMEEGVFPHSRAFQDNDELEEERRLAYVGITRAEKQLFLSCARMRTLFGRTTANAPSRFLEEIPEELKEDTVKESDRFRRGGAEVGGAYGGRGFGGGSRGNFGSRTAAAGNAPAGGGAASFGSGSSASAVPGAGRVVVTTGGAQGAPGAGAAASAGFKAGDKVAHGKWGTGTVVAVKGSGNDTELQIAFPAPVGVKRLLAGFAPITKVE, via the coding sequence ATGCAACTTGTTAACATACACGACGCCGTAAGCCGGCTGAATCCCCCGCAGCGTCAGGCTGTTGAAGCTACCGAAGGGCCTCTATTGATCATGGCCGGAGCGGGCAGCGGTAAGACCCGCGTGCTTACCCACCGGATCGCCTGGCTTATCGCGAACCGCAAGGCGCCGCCTTGGGCGATTCTGGCGATTACTTTTACGAACAAAGCCGCCCGGGAGATGCAGGACCGTGTCTCCAAGCTGGTAGGGCCGGAAGGCCGGGATATCTGGGTATCCACCTTCCACTCGATGTGTGTACGGATCCTGCGGAAGGATATTGAACGGATCGGCTTCACTTCGAACTTCTCCATTCTGGATTCGACGGACCAGTTGTCCGTAATCCGCAATTGTATGAAGGATCTGGACATCGATACCAAGAAGTTCGAGCCGAAGGCGATCCAGGCTGTGATCAGTACGAACAAGAATGAGCTGATTACACCGGCGCAGTATGAGCAGAAGATCGGCGATTATTTCGAAGGCCTTGTGGCCAAAGTGTACACTAAGTACCAGCAACGGCTGAGAAGCAATAACTCGCTGGATTTCGATGACCTGATTATGAAGACGATCCAGTTGTTCAAGGAAGTTCCTGAGGTATTGGATTTCTACCAGAAGAAGTTCAAATACATTCACGTCGATGAGTATCAGGATACGAACCGGGCGCAGTATATGCTCTGCCGGATGCTGGCCGAAGGCCACCACCGGATCTGCGTAGTCGGGGACAGTGACCAATCAATCTACCGCTGGCGCGGGGCGGATATTTCGAACATCCTTAATTTCGAAGAAGACTATCCGGAAGCCAAAACCATTCTATTAGAGCAGAATTACCGCTCAACCTCCAATATTCTGAACGCCGCCAACGGTGTCATCGCACTGAATACCGGACGCAAGCCGAAGAAGCTGTGGACCGATTCGGACGAGGGCGCGAAGATCAAGGTGTTCCGCGGTGACTCCGAGCATGATGAAGGATACTTCGTCACCGGAGAGATCAGCAAGAATGTGAAGCAGGGCCAGGCGTACCAGAACCATGCGATTCTGTACCGTACGAACGCCCAGTCCCGTGTAATAGAAGAAATTCTGATCAAGTCGGATATTCCTTACCAGATTGTCGGCGGGATCAAGTTCTACGACCGCAAAGAAATTAAGGATCTGCTGGCGTATCTGCGCCTGCTCTCCAATCCCGATGATGATATCAGTCTGACGCGGATTATCAATGTTCCTAAGCGTGGCCTTGGGGATACGACTGTCGGCAAATTGGCTGCGGCCGCAGCTTCCCAGGGAGTATCGATCTTCCGGGCGCTGCAGACGGTGGATGATCTGGGCTTTGCCGGCCGGACGCGCAATACGCTGGTAGAGTTCTATGATATGATCGAAGCCCTGCACCGTATGGTGGAATTCCTCTCGGTGACCGAGCTGACAGAGAAGATTCTTGAACTGTCCCAGTACCGTCTGGAGCTGCAGAATGAGAATACCCTTGAGTCCCGTTCCCGCCTGGAAAATATAGACGAATTCCTATCCGTAACGATGGAATTCGAGAAGAACAACGAGGATAAGTCGCTGGTCTCCTTCCTGACGGATCTGGCGCTGATCGCCGACATCGACAGCGTGAATGACGAAGAAGAGCGCAGCGATGCTGTCGTGCTGATGACAATGCACAGCGCGAAGGGTCTGGAGTTCCCAACCGTATTCATCATCGGGATGGAAGAAGGCGTGTTCCCGCACAGCCGTGCCTTCCAGGACAATGACGAACTGGAAGAAGAACGCCGGCTGGCGTATGTGGGCATTACCCGTGCGGAGAAACAGCTGTTCCTCAGCTGTGCACGGATGCGCACGCTGTTCGGGCGGACGACCGCGAATGCGCCGTCCCGCTTCCTGGAGGAGATTCCGGAGGAGCTGAAGGAAGATACCGTGAAGGAATCGGACCGCTTCCGGCGCGGAGGCGCGGAGGTTGGCGGTGCTTACGGCGGCCGCGGCTTCGGCGGAGGCAGCCGCGGGAACTTCGGCAGCCGCACCGCTGCTGCCGGGAACGCGCCGGCAGGCGGCGGGGCCGCCAGCTTCGGCAGCGGCAGCTCGGCCAGCGCGGTGCCGGGCGCGGGCCGCGTCGTAGTGACGACCGGTGGCGCGCAGGGCGCTCCGGGAGCAGGGGCTGCAGCGTCCGCCGGCTTCAAGGCGGGCGACAAGGTCGCCCACGGCAAATGGGGCACCGGCACCGTTGTGGCCGTGAAGGGCAGCGGCAATGATACGGAGCTGCAGATTGCCTTCCCGGCGCCGGTAGGCGTGAAGCGCCTGCTGGCCGGCTTTGCACCGATCACCAAAGTTGAATAA
- a CDS encoding heptaprenylglyceryl phosphate synthase has protein sequence MNGMRQMIKPWRHVFKLDPDRELGDRELAAVCLSGTDAILVGGSTGVTYENTVSLLSRIRQYDLPCALEVSDLEAAVPGFDLYMIPMVLNTADTSWILGHHRRAIERFGSLIPWELLLTEGYIVLNGDSSVARLTGADCSLSADGAAAYAQIADKLMNLPVVYLEYSGCFGDMETVREVRAMVEHSQLFYGGGITGGEEAMQAAALCDTVVVGNIIYRDVEQALLTVQAVKSTPQIDRKNL, from the coding sequence ATGAATGGAATGCGGCAAATGATCAAGCCGTGGCGGCATGTGTTCAAGCTGGACCCGGACCGTGAGCTTGGTGACAGGGAACTGGCGGCTGTCTGTCTCTCGGGAACCGATGCAATACTGGTAGGCGGCTCCACTGGAGTGACTTATGAGAATACCGTGAGTCTGCTCTCGAGAATCCGGCAGTATGATCTGCCTTGTGCCCTGGAGGTGTCGGATCTGGAAGCCGCTGTGCCTGGATTTGATCTGTATATGATTCCCATGGTGCTCAACACTGCCGATACTTCATGGATTCTTGGCCATCACCGCCGGGCAATTGAACGATTCGGCAGTCTGATTCCATGGGAATTGCTGCTGACTGAGGGCTATATTGTGCTCAATGGAGATTCTTCGGTAGCGCGGCTTACAGGAGCAGACTGCTCACTTAGCGCAGACGGTGCAGCGGCCTATGCGCAGATTGCAGACAAGCTGATGAATCTGCCGGTGGTTTACCTTGAATACAGCGGATGCTTTGGAGATATGGAGACTGTGCGTGAGGTCAGGGCAATGGTCGAGCACAGTCAGCTTTTTTATGGAGGCGGAATTACGGGCGGGGAAGAAGCCATGCAGGCTGCTGCTCTATGTGATACAGTAGTGGTCGGCAATATTATTTACCGTGATGTGGAGCAGGCGCTGCTGACCGTCCAGGCTGTGAAGAGTACGCCGCAGATTGACCGGAAGAACTTATAA